The following are from one region of the Halorussus rarus genome:
- a CDS encoding DUF7520 family protein — MTTESRISSRPIFGVLAVVIVLVAGGIGAVVGASGQQRAVPMDLFGLVSFPMTPVSMAAFGMLLTGAVMAVLFSLVSVASRYDDEVGERA, encoded by the coding sequence GTGACCACCGAGTCGCGCATCTCCAGTCGACCCATCTTCGGCGTCCTCGCGGTCGTCATCGTGCTCGTGGCCGGCGGCATCGGCGCCGTGGTCGGCGCGTCCGGCCAGCAGCGCGCGGTCCCGATGGACCTGTTCGGGCTGGTCTCGTTCCCGATGACGCCGGTCTCGATGGCGGCGTTCGGCATGCTCCTGACGGGGGCCGTGATGGCGGTGCTGTTCTCGCTCGTCAGCGTCGCCTCCCGGTACGACGACGAGGTCGGCGAGCGTGCCTGA
- a CDS encoding GNAT family N-acetyltransferase, which yields MPDGCLAALADEWHAGGISFRPACDPSRMPETAVEELTTEAEWTAALPILRQLWTDADESFVRSWADEDDYRLFGLFVGTDDPDTSSVVGEPRESDGELVAVAGVSVQRVLHHARHAWIHDFVVAEAHRGQGYGADLLGFVESWAEDRDCEYVALAVRNGNDDALGFYEAEGMERWGSVVETEL from the coding sequence GTGCCTGACGGCTGTCTCGCGGCGCTTGCGGACGAGTGGCACGCCGGCGGAATCTCCTTCCGACCGGCGTGCGACCCCTCGCGCATGCCCGAGACCGCCGTCGAGGAACTGACGACCGAGGCCGAGTGGACCGCCGCGCTCCCGATTCTGCGCCAGCTCTGGACCGACGCCGACGAGTCGTTCGTCCGGTCGTGGGCCGACGAGGACGACTACCGGCTGTTCGGGCTGTTCGTCGGGACCGACGACCCAGACACCTCGTCGGTCGTGGGGGAGCCGCGGGAATCCGACGGGGAACTCGTCGCCGTCGCCGGCGTCTCGGTCCAGCGGGTCCTCCACCACGCCCGCCACGCCTGGATTCACGACTTCGTCGTGGCCGAGGCCCATCGCGGGCAGGGGTACGGCGCGGACCTGCTCGGGTTCGTGGAGTCGTGGGCCGAGGACCGCGACTGCGAGTACGTCGCGCTCGCGGTCCGAAACGGCAACGACGATGCGCTCGGGTTCTACGAGGCAGAGGGGATGGAGCGGTGGGGGTCGGTCGTCGAGACCGAGCTGTGA
- a CDS encoding APC family permease produces MGDEQLGLAGATSIGLGGMIGGGVFSVLGVVATIAGAAAWAAFTAASLISMCAAYSYVKLNRLADARGGSVSMIEEFVGNATLAGMVGWTLLFGYVGAVAMYAFAFGGFAAQLVGMGSVLGLPFRPVASVVAVAGFVGLNAVGARATGTSEEVLVGLKIAILLVIGGWGLYYGHTVNRLAFGFSMVTDLGFVTAVAISFVSFQGWQLVMYDQDSIRDPKSVVPKAVYISIVGAIIIDSMIAILVTSLVSTQAIARHPEIAVAKAVRPFLGHLGFVAVAVAALFSTGSAINGTLFSAANFAKGMLSDGLLPDRLGDASAGGAPVRTVLVLGAIAAAFTVYGSLDGITSFGSLAFMVVFGAMSYLAFARRDADEVDINPAVPALGVLGTVAFFPILLWHLYTAQRGVFYSVVGISVAVVAVELLYFERDALEDGIPGIGEHV; encoded by the coding sequence ATGGGAGACGAACAGCTCGGCTTAGCGGGAGCTACGTCCATCGGGCTGGGCGGGATGATCGGTGGCGGGGTCTTCTCGGTACTGGGCGTCGTGGCGACCATCGCGGGGGCGGCGGCGTGGGCGGCGTTCACCGCCGCGAGCCTGATTTCGATGTGCGCGGCCTACTCCTACGTCAAGCTCAACCGACTCGCCGACGCCCGGGGCGGGTCGGTCTCGATGATCGAGGAGTTCGTCGGCAACGCGACGCTGGCGGGCATGGTCGGGTGGACGCTGCTGTTCGGCTACGTCGGCGCGGTCGCGATGTACGCGTTCGCGTTCGGCGGGTTCGCCGCGCAGCTCGTCGGGATGGGGTCGGTGCTCGGCCTCCCGTTCCGGCCGGTCGCGTCGGTGGTCGCGGTCGCGGGGTTCGTCGGGCTGAACGCGGTCGGCGCCCGCGCCACTGGCACCTCCGAGGAGGTGCTCGTCGGGCTGAAGATCGCCATCCTGCTGGTCATCGGCGGGTGGGGCCTCTACTACGGGCACACGGTGAACAGGCTCGCATTCGGCTTCTCGATGGTGACCGACCTCGGGTTCGTGACTGCCGTCGCCATCTCGTTCGTCTCGTTCCAGGGCTGGCAGCTCGTGATGTACGACCAGGACAGCATCCGCGATCCCAAGTCGGTCGTCCCGAAGGCGGTGTACATCTCCATCGTGGGCGCGATAATCATTGACAGCATGATCGCCATCCTCGTCACGAGCCTGGTTTCGACCCAGGCCATCGCCCGGCATCCCGAGATCGCGGTCGCGAAGGCCGTCCGGCCGTTCCTGGGGCACCTCGGGTTCGTCGCGGTGGCGGTCGCGGCGCTGTTCTCGACCGGGAGCGCCATCAACGGCACGCTGTTCAGCGCGGCCAACTTCGCGAAGGGGATGCTCTCGGACGGGTTGCTCCCCGACCGACTGGGCGACGCGTCGGCCGGCGGCGCGCCGGTCCGGACCGTCCTCGTGCTGGGGGCCATCGCGGCCGCGTTCACCGTCTACGGGAGCCTCGACGGCATCACGTCGTTCGGATCGCTGGCGTTCATGGTCGTGTTCGGAGCGATGAGCTACCTGGCGTTCGCTCGGCGCGACGCCGACGAGGTCGACATCAACCCCGCGGTCCCGGCGCTGGGCGTGCTCGGGACCGTGGCGTTCTTCCCGATCCTCCTCTGGCACCTCTACACCGCCCAGCGGGGCGTCTTCTACTCGGTCGTCGGCATCTCGGTCGCCGTGGTCGCGGTCGAACTCCTCTACTTCGAACGTGACGCGCTCGAGGACGGAATACCCGGTATCGGCGAGCACGTCTGA
- a CDS encoding SAM hydrolase/SAM-dependent halogenase family protein — translation MITLASDFGTPYPAAMKGVMLQRTDARLVDVAHDFPRQDVRTAAFWLREVLPYFPAAVHLVVVDPGVGTDRAALAVRAGDHALVGPDNGVLLPAARELAARAAGGDADTADVEVFEVEYDDERTASTTFHGRDVFAPAAAGIHETGVASFHERDDVAPVGEYEDLGFPEPELEDGAAVGEVLVVDDFGNAVTNLPGDLLDGQETVAVNGRPAPVARAYAELAAGDRLVTVGSHGNVELAVNRGRGDDAFGVAVGDEVRIE, via the coding sequence ATGATAACGCTCGCCTCGGACTTCGGCACGCCCTACCCCGCGGCGATGAAGGGCGTGATGCTCCAGCGGACCGACGCCCGACTGGTCGACGTGGCCCACGACTTCCCGCGCCAGGACGTCCGGACCGCGGCGTTCTGGCTCCGGGAGGTGCTGCCGTACTTCCCGGCGGCGGTCCACCTCGTCGTCGTCGACCCCGGCGTCGGCACCGACCGGGCGGCGCTCGCGGTCCGGGCGGGCGACCACGCGCTCGTCGGCCCGGACAACGGCGTGCTGCTGCCGGCGGCCCGCGAGCTGGCGGCGCGGGCGGCCGGCGGGGACGCCGACACTGCCGACGTCGAGGTGTTCGAGGTGGAGTACGACGATGAACGGACCGCGAGCACCACCTTCCACGGCCGGGACGTGTTCGCTCCCGCCGCCGCCGGAATCCACGAGACCGGCGTCGCGTCGTTCCACGAGCGCGACGACGTGGCGCCGGTCGGCGAGTACGAGGACCTCGGGTTCCCCGAACCCGAACTCGAAGACGGCGCCGCGGTCGGCGAGGTCCTCGTCGTGGACGATTTCGGGAACGCCGTCACCAACCTGCCCGGCGACCTGCTCGACGGCCAGGAAACGGTCGCGGTGAACGGCCGGCCGGCGCCCGTCGCGCGAGCCTACGCCGAACTCGCGGCCGGCGACCGACTCGTCACGGTCGGGAGCCACGGCAACGTCGAACTGGCGGTCAACCGCGGCCGGGGCGACGACGCGTTCGGGGTCGCGGTCGGCGACGAGGTCCGGATCGAGTGA
- a CDS encoding nicotinamide-nucleotide adenylyltransferase, giving the protein MTRGFYIGRFQPYHNGHHNVVESIAEEVDELVLGIGSAGDSHSQHDPFTAGERIMMITKSLVDHDLVTYGVPIEDLDRNSVWVSHVQSMCPDFDVAYSNNPLVIQLFTEAGVEVRQSPMYNREVLEGTEVRDRMIDGGDWERLVPDAVVEVVEEIGGIERIQRVSDSDSNGE; this is encoded by the coding sequence ATGACCCGCGGGTTCTACATCGGGCGGTTCCAGCCCTACCACAACGGCCACCACAACGTGGTCGAGAGCATCGCCGAGGAGGTCGACGAGCTCGTCCTCGGCATCGGGAGCGCCGGCGACTCCCACAGCCAGCACGACCCCTTCACGGCCGGCGAGCGCATCATGATGATCACCAAGTCGCTCGTCGACCACGACCTCGTGACCTACGGGGTCCCCATCGAGGACCTCGACCGCAACTCGGTGTGGGTCAGCCACGTCCAGAGCATGTGCCCGGACTTCGACGTCGCCTACTCGAACAACCCCCTCGTCATCCAGCTGTTCACCGAGGCGGGCGTCGAGGTCCGCCAGTCGCCGATGTACAACCGGGAGGTCCTGGAGGGGACCGAGGTCCGCGACCGGATGATCGACGGCGGCGACTGGGAACGGCTGGTCCCCGACGCCGTGGTCGAGGTCGTCGAGGAGATCGGCGGCATCGAGCGCATCCAGCGCGTGAGCGACTCGGACAGCAACGGGGAGTAG
- the lonB gene encoding ATP-dependent protease LonB: MSKDTENEAPSTEQTTEQDGSAFEDLGSDVEPDVTDEAAVEEDLLGGLEIETTEEIDIPDRLVDQVIGQDHARDVVQKAAKQRRHVMMIGTPGTGKSMLAKAMSELLPKEDLQDVLVYHNPDDGNEPKVRTVPAGKGEQIIDAHKEEARKRNQMRSFLMWVIIAIVVGYSLLIATRPLLGILAAGVIYLAFRYGSRGNDAMIPNLLVNQADQTAAPFEDATGAHAGALLGDVRHDPFQSGGMETPSHDRVEAGAIHKANKGVLFVDEINTLDIRSQQKLMTAIQEGEFSITGQSERSSGAMVQTEPVPCDFIMIAAGNMDAMENMHPALRSRIKGYGYEVYMDDTIDDTPEMRRKYTRFIAQEVEKDGRLPHFNEEAVEEVILEAQRRSGRKDHLTLKLRDLGGLVRVAGDIARAANKDETTSEDVLQAKRRSRSIEQQVADDYIERRKDYELTVNQGEVTGRVNGLAVMGEDSGIVLPVMAEVTPSQGPGQVIATGQLKEMAEEAVQNVSAIIKKFSDEDISEKDVHIQFVQAGQQGVDGDSASITVATAVISALEDIPIHQDLAMTGSLSVRGDVLPVGGVTHKIEAAAKAGLDRVIIPKANEDDVMIEDEYEEQIEIIPVSHISEVLDVALAGEAEKDGLVDRLKNITGSALERDVGRSGTGSPSPQ, from the coding sequence ATGAGTAAGGACACCGAAAACGAGGCTCCGTCCACGGAGCAGACGACCGAGCAAGACGGCTCGGCGTTCGAGGATCTCGGCAGCGACGTCGAACCCGACGTCACCGACGAGGCCGCTGTCGAGGAGGACCTGCTCGGCGGACTGGAGATCGAGACCACCGAAGAGATCGACATCCCCGACCGACTGGTGGATCAGGTCATCGGGCAGGACCACGCCCGGGACGTGGTCCAGAAGGCGGCCAAACAGCGCCGCCACGTGATGATGATCGGGACGCCCGGGACGGGCAAGTCCATGCTGGCGAAGGCGATGAGCGAACTCCTGCCCAAGGAGGATCTGCAGGACGTGCTCGTCTACCACAACCCCGACGACGGCAACGAACCCAAGGTTCGGACCGTCCCCGCGGGGAAGGGCGAGCAGATCATCGACGCCCACAAGGAGGAGGCCCGCAAGCGAAACCAGATGCGGTCGTTCCTGATGTGGGTCATCATCGCCATCGTGGTGGGGTACTCGCTGCTCATCGCGACCCGGCCGCTGCTGGGCATCCTCGCGGCCGGCGTCATCTACCTCGCGTTCCGCTACGGCTCGCGGGGCAACGACGCGATGATCCCGAACCTGCTGGTCAACCAGGCCGACCAGACCGCCGCGCCGTTCGAGGACGCCACCGGCGCCCACGCTGGCGCCCTGCTCGGCGACGTCCGCCACGACCCCTTCCAGTCCGGCGGGATGGAGACCCCGAGCCACGACCGCGTCGAGGCCGGGGCCATCCACAAGGCCAACAAGGGCGTGCTGTTCGTCGACGAGATCAACACCCTCGACATCCGGTCCCAGCAGAAGCTGATGACCGCGATCCAGGAGGGCGAGTTCTCCATCACGGGCCAGTCCGAGCGCTCCTCGGGCGCGATGGTCCAGACCGAACCCGTCCCCTGCGACTTCATCATGATCGCCGCGGGGAACATGGACGCGATGGAGAACATGCACCCCGCGCTCCGGAGCCGCATCAAGGGGTACGGGTACGAGGTGTACATGGACGACACCATCGACGACACCCCGGAGATGCGCCGGAAGTACACCCGGTTCATCGCCCAGGAGGTCGAGAAGGACGGTCGGCTGCCCCACTTCAACGAGGAGGCGGTCGAGGAGGTCATCCTCGAGGCCCAGCGCCGGTCGGGTCGCAAGGACCACCTCACGCTCAAGCTGCGGGATCTCGGCGGGCTCGTCCGCGTCGCCGGCGACATCGCTCGCGCCGCGAACAAGGACGAGACCACCAGCGAGGACGTGCTGCAGGCCAAGCGCCGCAGCCGCTCCATCGAGCAGCAGGTCGCCGACGACTACATCGAGCGCCGGAAGGACTACGAGCTCACCGTCAACCAGGGCGAGGTCACCGGCCGCGTCAACGGCCTGGCGGTCATGGGCGAGGACTCCGGCATCGTCCTCCCCGTGATGGCCGAGGTCACGCCCTCGCAGGGGCCCGGCCAGGTCATCGCGACCGGCCAGCTCAAGGAGATGGCCGAGGAGGCGGTCCAGAACGTCTCTGCCATCATCAAGAAGTTCAGCGACGAGGACATCTCCGAGAAGGACGTCCACATCCAGTTCGTCCAGGCCGGCCAGCAGGGCGTCGACGGCGACTCGGCGTCCATCACGGTCGCCACCGCGGTCATCTCGGCGCTGGAGGACATCCCGATCCACCAGGACCTCGCCATGACCGGCTCGCTGTCGGTCCGCGGCGACGTGCTGCCGGTCGGGGGCGTCACCCACAAGATCGAGGCCGCCGCGAAGGCTGGTCTCGACCGGGTCATCATCCCGAAGGCCAACGAGGACGACGTGATGATCGAGGACGAGTACGAGGAGCAGATCGAGATCATCCCCGTCTCCCACATCAGCGAAGTGCTCGACGTCGCCCTCGCGGGCGAGGCCGAGAAGGACGGGCTGGTCGACCGGCTCAAGAACATCACCGGCTCCGCGCTCGAGCGCGACGTCGGTCGGTCGGGCACCGGTAGCCCGAGCCCGCAGTAA